The window CGCCATAGGTCCCCATCGCCCCAGCCTGATGCCAAAAATCATGATGAGGTGTCTGGTGATTTCTACTACTCAAAACCTGATACTTTAAGTTACTGTTTATCAGAAATGtgcaattttgtttcaattgtAAAATGAatacatttttccttttttctcctgtaaatttcaattcattattttgttaCGTAAACAATTGTTTCCTCCTAACTGTGCATTTAATAAGCTGTCATTTCCTTTATTACTTGAATTCTATTGGTGATACAATTCTTCTTTTGCCCATCTTTATTTAACAAGGCTTAATTCTTCATAAGGTATCTTAAGTAGTTAGCATgctttattattacttttttagtttagtttagttttttttttttgatattttttagttgcagttgtctttgttttaaaatttatatggaGTACAACATCTAATTGTCATCTAACTTTCCAGGGGAGAAATTCAAGAAGACCTGAAAGCCGGTGAGCTGCTTTTGCaaccttttatttatatgcaaataaaatattttgttttgtaaggAAAGCATTCTCTGGGTAGGAAAATCCTCCAAATAAGCAAGAATATTGTTATGACATGCACATGCTTCAGAATTGAAGAGATGTGTTGATTTTTTTGATGAATGCTATATGACTTCTAATATATTATGTTCTGCTTGAAAGTAGTCTGAATCATTTGTTTGTAGTGTTTAACTAGCAAAAAATGTTGACCTAAAAATTGATGCTTCACTAATTTTCCATTACAACTCCTAAAGTCTTGATGTTCCATACATCTCGTACTATTGTCTGGATCTGTTGGATGTCATTGGGAAGCTGGGTTAAACTTGGGCTAGTATACAGTTCAGTCAAATTACTGAATATAGAAAAACTGAAAGtataatgaaattttgttctAATAGTCGATGAAGAGGACCAAGCTTTTAAACTCATATTTTCTTGCCTATCTTAGGTTCGCTCCGTTGTACTGAGAATCATTTATATCTATTGCCTCACAGCTTCTGATTAGGTTCTGATTATTTGCATGAGCAGGAGTGATGACGATGATTCAGTGGCAAAGATGAAGGCTGCCGAGCAAGCTTTAGAAGCTAAGCAGAAGGTGTGCTTCAGCCTTGGCTTGCTAGGCTCCTgaaaataatatgtattagGGGAAAAcatgtaatttttttgttagaattcTTATTCTATACATGTTTGTTCTTTACCTGCTCATGTAAATGTCATCGTGTCTCTTTGTAATTTCCTCTGGAAACTGCCTTCAGtttggaatatatattttgtttattgaattatttgtttctcATTAGTGTGctaagttttgttttgttttccatttttgtttgcAGGACAAACCTTCCTTTGAGCTATCTGGAAAGCTTGCAGCAGAAACTAATAGAGTTAGAGGTGGGATAATTGATTTCCTCTATTGTTCTTAAATTAGTTCTGTTGGGAAACTTGTGCACTTAGTCCCATAGAAATTGCTTTCCTGTATCCTTTGTGttgagttaaattttttaagcttaTCTGCTTTCATTTGCTAGGTATTACGTTGCTGTTTAATGAACCTCCAGATGCTAGAAAACCTGATGTAAGATGGCGGCTTTATGTTTTTAAGGCTGGAGAAGTGCTGAATGGTAAGGCCTTTTGATTTATGCAGCCTATTTGACTTCATTGCATACTTCCACATGTGGATTCATCTTTTGGTGTTAATGGGTAATGGGTACATTTGGTGATGGGACAGGCAGCAAACTCTTATTTGTGGTCTAACATATGTGAGCTCAATACAAGTCAACGGAAAGCATattgatagaacactgatatagtgtttctattttgttgTCAACCTTTAAcagaattacaaaataaaagcagtaaaagaaaagtaaaagaacctTAACCCTCTGCCCTTCCCCTCTTTCAAGGAATGTTGCACCCTAATTCTTCATACCCTTCTTCCCTCCCCAactttctatttataaccaactAACTACCAACAAAACTATTTACCCTTTTACCCCTAgcctatactaatctaggtatctaacattaCCCGGGCCTTCAaaaacaccttgtcctcaaggtgtgctTACAAATATGATCACAAAAAATTGACCCCCCCCATCTTCTTTTCCCATCTCCTCTCATCTTCTCGGTCACCTCCTCAGACCACCGTAAACCGCCACTTGTTGacgttttctttcttctcttccataCGACTGCCGCCGTCTTCTTTTCCCATTGCAGCCAAACAACTTCCAGCGGCGTTTTTTTCTCCTTCGCATCCAGACGACTGTCACCATCTTCTTTCCCCATGGCAACCAAATGACTTCTGGCATCTCCATTATCCATCAGAACCAACCATTTTCGGTTTCCTCAAgcaatattttccttttcactcGAGTCTTTGTTTCGGATCACTCAAGTGATTCTCGCCTACCTTTTGTGATTATTTCCTGTTTTTTTTGCTAATAAGCATCTGCCAACATCTTCTTCCCTCGTTGAACTGACCGCTGAACGAGAACGAGACAACAACTTCTGCTCCGATTTCCACACGTTCTTGTATGCATCGCATTCCTTCGGTGATTGATAATCATCTAATGTGCTTCCAACAGAACTACTTAGGCTAAATACTGGCCGCTCGAGCTTGTTTTGATCGATTTCTTTTCCGtcaatttctattttgaacTAGCTTCGATCACTCACCTTCTTTGTTTGTACTTCGTTCTCGGCTCTTCCTGTCGGTGTCTTTCCTCCGTCGATTGTCTTTATCATTGATATTTGTGGTTGCTTTTCGACTTCATCCTCTAACTTCTTTGTAATCTTCTTGCTCGACGGACTGATTGAATCTTCTATTTTGCTCGTTGTATCTTCTATGTCGCTCGTTGTCGTAGATTTCTCACGAATCATGttctcaaaatatttcatcagttcaatttctcttttttttgtttcttcgatttctctttttttttgtttcttcgatttctcttttttgtttcatcgatttttcttccttttgtttcttcgatttctcttttttttgcttctttgatttctctatcttttgcttcttctatttctcttttttttgcttcttcgatttctctcctttttgtCTCTTCCTTCTCCAACGTTTCAACCCACTTTGACAAGTGCCGATAGTTTTCCTCGATTTGAATCCCCCTTCGATCAATTGCTTCTATCAAAGTTTCTTCGATTTCTGacctttttgtttcttccttctcCATCGTTTCCATAAACAGCAACATCATTTGTTGAGTCTTCGCGTTTAGTGCCATAATTCTTTCCATCGTTTCCAATATCGACGGCAGTTTCTCTTCCATCCTCGTCTGTACCTTGATAATTCTTCCTCCAAGATCAACTAGCtttgataccaatttgatagaacactgatatggtgtttctattttattgataccttcaacaaaattacaatataaaagcagtaaaagaaaagttaaagaaCCCTAACCCTCTgcccttcctctctttcatGGAATGTTGCAGCCCTAATTCTTCACCAAATTCTTCATACCCTTCTTCCCTCCCCAACTTTTTATTGATAACCAACTAACTACCAACAAATCTATTTACCCTTTTACCCCtaccctatactaatctaggtatctaacacatatatattactGTTTTCCTTCTACTTCGTAAAATACATGTAATTTATTACCTATGTAACTCAATTTATTTGCTGATATTTTTTCCAccagaatgaaaatttaaattgttggttgattctcaaaatatttgaatgaaagtACGATGAGATGCGAGGATTCTTTGTTTGTGTGAACTAgatgtttctatttattatttataatcagCAGCTACCATTAGTTGTTTACTTAAAGTCAAGGTTGATCATACAAGGGGCTTATTGTCtgaaaatgttattttcttttgttctctgattttattttcttatatatatatatatatatatattgtgagAGATGAGGGGAATATTAAAATTGCATGAACATTTGAAAGAGCACTAAATAATAGTAGAAATTGTTGTAAGTTctcataaaaaattgttataagaAATCATGCCTTGTTTTTATACACCGGTGGattaaaacatttgaaataatttattgatggCTCGAGGTTAGACTTTGGAAGATTTTGAAAGTGACTAATGAGTCTCCATTCGAGAAGGAACATGTACACAATCAATAATTGGAAATtagttatttgttttatgtttgagTTCTTGATTTTAACATGTTAGAATGCTTTTTCTGCATAGACAATGTTGAAACTGTGTTAACTTATCAGAATGAATATTAGAGCCTCTTTATATACATCGTCAAAGCTGTTACCTTTTTGGGAGAGAAAGAAGAGTGGCAGACATTCCCACCGATCATCCATCTTGCAGCAAGCAACATGCTGTCATCCAGTTTAGGTGGATCTGATGTTAGCAGTTCTGTTTTCCTTGATGTAGATGGATAGCATGTAATTCCCCTTTTTAaactcaattttgttttgttatcttGTAGGCAAGTAGAAAAGGAGCAATCTGATGGTACATTGTCAAAGCATGTAAGGTAAGATTATGCCATGATTGACGGGACAGAAAATTTTCCAATCTcagattatttttatttatttattttttgcattGGTAGGCCTTATTTGATGGATCTAGGAAGCACAAATAAGACTTATATCAACGTAAGCAACACTTTTTCATCCATGTTTTGTAATTCATGACTTTGATGGTTTAAGTCTGACTTATTCCGTGATTCCTTATATTATCTTTGAATTTGCAGGATGCTGCAATTGAACCTCAACGTTACTATgaactttttgaaaaagacactGTAAGATTCGGCAATAGTAGGTAAGATATTAGACAAGATCTTGAACTTTCATTTTGAGTTTGAGATTCATTTTTGGAGTAGTTTTAATGATGTTCTAGGATATGGTTTTCTGCTTCCATTggtaatttaaacaattaggCTGGacaaccttttattttttgtcacaAATAATTCTCAGCATGCAACATCTTCTTGAATCTATATGTTATTTACTTATACCACATCTTACCTAAATATGTTTTTACTTATACCACATCTTacctaaattacaaacttaTCATATAACTTGTTAGACAATCTACattttgattataaaataatcaagCTCAATTGTTAACAATAATGGACAGAATGTCATTTGGTCCTTAATGGAGcagcttcttattgtatacGGATCTGAAAAATACTgctgaattttgttttcttggaTGGTTTGTTCTTGGTGCACTCTGAAAGTTTTTGACAcgttcatttttgtttatttatttatttttttaatttttgcagTCGAGAATATGTTCTATTGCATGAGAAGTCAGCTGGATGATAAgcctcaaatttaatttagtgtCTGTCAATTCATCCAGTGGGGAATATGTTTCGTTTTCACTGAGGCTGCAGAGATGTTCCCATCATCGGGATGTTGCGGGTAATTGGCAAACCATTCTAGATTTGTCTTTGTAATCAGTACCTTTAAAGAAAGTATTTTTATGCTATGTCCTATTTGATTCGCAATAGCTATCAGTTCAAGCAAGAGAGTCCTCTTTGTTAAATGGCCGAATTAGCCACACCCATAGAAAATAGAAGGGATCACAATCCCACATTCGGCTGAATTGAGAAGTGTGCATTTCCAAGTCCattaatagtaaaattttgatatctcTTAACATGCTTCTGATAGGTATATACCAATAAGCCGCACTTCTTTGACAGCGACTTTCAGGCTTTCaataatcatttatttaatctaTATTTGCAATTGCTTGGTTGTAGATTTCCCCCCATCCCCTTCAAGTTTATGAAAAGTGCACTTTGATGATGGCAATTCCATTCCAGTTTGTATTGGGGATCCAAGGGAATGAGCAGTCATTTATTGTTCTACAAGACGTGGTTGGAGGAGAAGAGCTTTTGTTGTATGGTTTAGTATTTCTCAGTAGATAAAAGGGAGAACTTTGGCTAAAGTTTCATCATTTCCCTGTGTGGTCACAAGGAAATTGGTCGGTTTTTTCtgtttaataattcaaaaagcTTTAAGTGGTGGATGGTCcttagtttaattttccaGTGGTAGAAACAAGGGTTTGGGCTTTTTGTCAGTATGGTTACATGGAATGATATTTCAGTAGCATGTTTGGGGTCATCTTTGTCAGATTATTGTGTTACATGTTGGTGCTTTGGAGCTGTCTTTTTTTTCACTGGACTAGTGTGCGTTCTTCATTGGAAAAGCCTTCAACAGTAacgttttttttcaaaaaagaaatttcatttcaatccTTGTTTTGGTCTTTGATCATTAGGCTACAGATGTTTTTGGAGTTCTTAGTTAgttgtatttaatttgtatttgttttggttttttttgtttctttgtacTTTGATCACtatcctttttcattttatcaatcaatgtttctttttttagaaaaagtaaattaattgaGAGGAATTAGAAAGTATTCTCTGTTTCGAAAATTCTTGGTGAGGTTCCTCCTCTCCTTCAAGTTTTGGTGTGCTCTTTTCAGTCTCGTTGgatattctttttaagttttatggCTCActtggttttgattttattcttttattatatcgTTCTTTTTTCTCCGATATAGAGTTTGTATCCTTCGAGCAATATTCTCCTTTTATTTAGTCTATGAAAAGGTTTGTTTCTTATTCAAACAAGTGTGAGGTTTTAGAACTTGTTAACTTTGGAGGAGGTAGTTAATTCTTTGACTGGTTGTTGGAGCAAGGAGGAGTTGATGATACAAATGATGGTATTATTAATGGCGTGGCAGCCGCTGGTTGGTGGAGTGGCTGAGATTTATTGTAGATCATTTTATGAAACCCAGTCTCCCtcagggaaaaagaaaacgctGTCACAAAGCTCTGAACTTACATTACAAATCCTCAAATGAACCCAGGCGATTCCATCCTAAATTCATTGAATTTGGGGATTTGGAAGAAGGATCTTTACCTAAAAAGACAGTGCCAAGCTACCATAATTGATGAGGTTCGgtggttcttatttgttcacTCTCTGCAGATGGCTGGACTTTAGTTATTTATGGGCTCTAGGGACTTCCAGGATGAGGGCATGGAGAGGGATTTCACTCACTTCACTTTGATATTGATTTCACTCACTTCACTTTGATATTGATTTCACTCACTTCACTTTGATATTGATTTCACTCACTTCACTTGGTCAAGTCTATTTGATGCAGGAAGTAGGTTCGACTTGGGTTTCTGAGAAAAGATTCTTAAGagcattttcttttagtttattttgattttgatttagtGCGGTTTGTGGCCCAATATGAAATGATCCTTTTTCATCTAAACTgctgtttctttattttgtatggGCTGCAGTTTCTTAGCCAAAAGAATGTTGGGGGAGGGAAATGAAAGGACTATATGGTTCTTTCCATGTTTGGGGACAAAAAGATATAGGGGAAAGGAATAAATTTATTCCCCTTAATCCTCCTCTTTTTTCCTCTCAatcctgtttttttttttctcttaatcaTTTTCTTCCGTCAATAAATACAATGACATcaaacttttctctttttccaaaatataattatgtttttttaataattatattttaacaaatataattatctttttattttttcataaccattatatacatataattatcaaatttctaaCGAAATTTcactctttaatttatttaaacaaacatcaatttttttatttattaaattcaaattgaatgacACTAAAAATTCATAtccactaattaattaaatattcaactcagaaacatttaattatttttgattttgcaaaattacaaatgttCAATCCAATGTTTTGAACTGCATGAcctatttttattgttttttattattattttgtattattttgatgTACGACTTAATTCACATCACTGTTTAATtgtattccaaattttaaaaaattcatatttcatttcGTTTCAATGCTATTATGTTCATCCTCATTTGAATCGGTTGTTAATCATAtgcaatttttcaatattgtaCTTATAACATCAATTTCTCCAATATTGCACTTATAACatcaatttgaagaaattgatataatttctttcacaCGTGAtacatcaattaatttattggcACGAAAAACTTACGGACAAAACGTTCAAAATTGACATTGTATTAACGAAAACTaataaaacatgtttttcaataaaaaatctaaattttggtaaattaaaaatacgaatatttgtgtattatttactatataatttttcttttaaaaaagtacgAGTacgaatttaaaataataataataaactctttttttttgttataatccTTTCTATATTATCCTTCcgacttctttttttcccaaaCCTTTGAAAATgcaacagaaaagaaaaaaaaaagagcatattttttaatgtattggaTTTACATATCAAATTGAACTATAAATTAaagacaaatgaaaaaaataaataatacaatttctttGTGAATTGGATTTACggtacaaatttcaaaaacataatttacccaaagcaaaaaaataaaataataataataatacaatttgttttgtgtattggatttaatgtaaaaaaaagaagaaaaaactattatacaaatgaaaaaaaaaacttcacttttgaaaatgtattagaTGTAcgttacaaataaaaaagaaaatttatacaaaataacaaaaagaaattaatacaaaCTTTTAGTGTATTTAGATTACGGTACAacttaactaaaaaataaatttgaatacaatttttttgttgtaaaggCTTTATGGAACTAACAACATACAAAAATTTACACAAATGCAAAAAGATTagaacatttttcattttgtactgGGTTcacaaaaaaacaagaatttcatacctataaaaaaataatttagtttttgttttatataattttttttacacaaatgaaaaaaaatacattttttttatcatagtCCTTCCCGAAcagaaattataaataatctcCCATAATTCTTCCATTTATTCCTTTTCCCAAacaaagaatataaataatctCCCGTAATCCTCCCACTTAATCCTCCCCCAAAAcaagaattataaataatcatttctttttcataatccCCCATTTCATAAACACCCCCTAAGGAATATGTTGACGTTGTTTTAGGCATTGTATTTACGAATGAGTTGTTTTTGGCAATTTGTCCGAATAATTCAAAGCTCTCCTCAGTAGGTTTCTTGACAATAAGATTGAAGATTCTGTCAAAATCAATGCTTTGTAACAAGAAATCTAACCATTAGGATTATATTTGGTTCAAAAGACCCATTTACAGTCAACAAAATTATAGAAGGAAGATGAGGTACTAAAGACCATGTACCGTGTGCCATGAACCTTGTTCTTGGAAGCAGTGAATTCCTCACAGCGGATCGCCATTCAAGATACTTGTAAGTTTCAGTATATGAGGCGGGAGTTATGAGAATTGTTGTGGTGagaaatgtttgattttgCTCGTGTTTGCATAACATGATTGTTGCAAGGAGGATGTATAACTGGTCTGTTTGAAGTTGTAGAGGTGGTATCAATCTCACTTTTTTGTGATGGAATCTGTATTGACAGTAGATGAAACATGCAAAGGCTCACAAGTGACATGAATATCCATAAAAGATGAGGAATTAATGTCAACAGTAGGAGGGTATCCGGAAGGGGTGGGGATATTGGGAATATGAGTAGAATTGGGAGGTGTTCGTTGTGGAATTTTTAGTAAAGTAATAAGCTTGGATCGAGGTTGGGTGGTTGTGGGGATGGATTAAGGGAATGTGGGATGACAAAGGAAAATATGGTTTCATGAAAGATAACATGTCTTAAAACAATAGTATATTTGGTTAATGGATTATAgcaaatataaactttaaaattaaaaggataACCAAGAAATCTGTCTTGATAAGtttttgattcaaatttatgttttatataatgCTCGGGTAGATGATAACATGCACACccaaaaatcatttcaaacgGGGAAAACATGTTTAGGAATGAAGAcatttgattaataaaaaaattgtagagaTAAAGAAGGCATATGTAAAAAGTCTAGGCGAACGgaggaataaaaaagtaaGGACATTGTACTGTGGTGATGTTTGCATTCTGCAATTCCATTATGTTTAGATGTATGAGGATAAGATTTTTTATGATAGATACCCTTTGAATCAAAGAAGGATTCCATAGAGTATTGCAAAATTCACCGCCACCATAAGAGCGcacaatttttagtttatgaaaaAAGGAGATTTTCAGCAAAGGGTACAAATAGGGTGTACATAATCCGGGTTGGGCCggaattgagaaaaaatatggaCCAACCCAAATTATTTGGattgacaaaaaaatgaaCCTTATTGGTTTAATATACAAGGGTTAACCCAACACAACTAAAAATTTTGGGTTGAGTCGAGTTAGGTTGGCGAgttggtcttttttttttcatctcttcaTAATTTCTTTAGGGTTTAGGCAATGCCTGCAGAAGTCAGAtggaaaaccaaaacaaaaacccacGAAAATCCATAAGCCAAAAATACCAATCAACTTTGAGGTATCAAACTAACAAATAGTAGAGTGgtaccaaaattatataaataaatatcattaccCTTTACAAGCTAGAAAGGGAACCTTATGGACCTACATGTCAAAAACTACAacaatatgagattaattggctaaactcattaaccacattaatcaaaatttgttaacTATGTGTACACTctactaaagactcacaattgaactcttctcactgtagatattttttgtatccacggatatagaccaataacagtaagttagtcattCACAAGTGTTCGAAAAACCAGCTGGGTCaaattaccgttttacccctagttacttctagtccttaaataccaATACTCAATCTTTTAATGAGCAAcctgtttatggtccaactACTAATCTGAAACCCTCTCatgccatagagagggta of the Cucumis sativus cultivar 9930 chromosome 3, Cucumber_9930_V3, whole genome shotgun sequence genome contains:
- the LOC101212513 gene encoding FHA domain-containing protein DDL is translated as MGRSVSDDSESLGRVRRSSPRRSPSRRGRSPTRHKSSHNGSSPARDKHSSRARSPKHGRSSSPRTRSPSPRTKRLRRAAEKAPEKSSDRDHERNRGRGSDKEAHQERVSDRELGGERKERSSRQEAKDGKSSRSRHGNSSSPSERHQRNRHRSPSPQPDAKNHDEGRNSRRPESRSDDDDSVAKMKAAEQALEAKQKDKPSFELSGKLAAETNRVRGITLLFNEPPDARKPDVRWRLYVFKAGEVLNEPLYIHRQSCYLFGRERRVADIPTDHPSCSKQHAVIQFRQVEKEQSDGTLSKHVRPYLMDLGSTNKTYINDAAIEPQRYYELFEKDTVRFGNSSREYVLLHEKSAG